In the genome of Segnochrobactrum spirostomi, the window CCGACCTTCATCGAGAAGGAAAACGGCGCCGACGCCTCTTCGATCGTCGTCAAGGACGTCGCGATCGCCAAGCCCGGCACCTACACCATCGAGGCCAAGGCCGGCGGTGCCGAAGAGACCGTCAAGTGGGACGTGTTCGGCACGCCGAAGCAGCCGGCGGTGAAGAACGTCATCTTCCTGCTCGGCGACGGCATGACCGTCTCCATGCGCACCGGCGCCCGCATCATGTCCAAGGGCAACACCCAGGGTAAGGCCAACGGCCTGCTCAACATGGACACTCTGCCGGCGATGGCCTTCATCGGCACGTCCTCGACCGATTCGATCGCCGCCGACAGCGCCAACACCATGTCGGCCTACATGACCGGCCAGAAGTCGGCCGTGAACGCGCTCGGCGTCTATGCGAGCCGCGCCAAGGGCTCGCTCGACCAGCCGCACCAGGAGACCATCGCCGAGGTGCTGCGCCGCGTCGCGCCGCAGAAGTCGATCGGCGTCGTCTCCAACGCCGAGATCGAGGACGCGACCCCGGCCGCCGTCGTCTCCCACACCCGCCGCCGCGCCGACAAGCCCGAGATCGTCGGCATGTTCTACGCGGTGAAGCCCGAGGTCATCCTCGGCGGCGGCTCGGCTTATTTCCTGCCGAAGAGCGTGCCGGGTTCGAAGCGCAAGGACGACACCGACTACGTCGCCCAGTTCAAGGACGCCGGCTATCAGCTCGTGACCACCAAGACCGAGCTCGAGGCGGCGCCGAAGGACGGCAAGCTGCTCGGACTGTTCCACACCGGCAACATGGACGGCACGCTCGACCAGAAGGTCCTGCACAAGGGCACGGTCGCGAAGTTCCCCGACCAGCCGGACGTGCCGGACATGATGCAGGCCGCGCTCGACGTGCTGTCGAAGGATCCGGACGGCTTCTTCCTGATGGTCGAGGGCGCCGAGATCGACAAGAACGAGCACCCGATGGACTGGGACCGCGCGCTGTTCGAGACCATCACCTTCGACAAGGCCGTCGGCATCGCCAAGAAGTTTGCCGAGACCCATCCGGACACGCTGATCATCGTGACCGCCGACCACACCCATGGCGCCTCGCTGATCGGCACCATCGATTACGACAAGCCCGGCACCGAGATGCGCGAGAAGGTCGGCACCTACCAGGACGCCGGCTTCCCGACCTATGTCGACGCCAACGGCGACGGCTATCCCGACAGCGTGGACGTGTCCCGCCGCCTCGCCGTGTTCGCCAACAACTTCCCGGATTATTACGAGACCTTCCGCCCGCATCTCGAGGGCCAGAATGTCCCGGCCGTGAAGAACGAGAAGGGCGAGTACGTCGCCAACGAGGCCTACAAGGACGTGCCCGGCGCGGTCCTGCGCATCGGCAACCTGCCGAAGAGCGAGGACACCGCCGTCCATGCCGTGGACGACGTCGTGCTCCAGGCCCAGGGCCCGGGCTCGGAGAAGTTCCACGGCTACATGGAGAACACCGACGTGTTCCGCGTCATGACCGAGAGCCTCGCCCTCGGCGTCGAGCCGGCGCCGACCACGGCGCAGTGAGGCGTGCCCGCAAGCGACCCGGCGCCTCGGCGTCGGGTCGTCCGGGCATGAACCGTGGGCATGACCCCACCCCGCCGCTTCGCGGCGACCCTCCCCCTGACAGGGGAGGGTGGTCGCGATCCGGCAAGCTCTTGATCTGACGATGGAACACGACGTCTTGACCCTCCCCTGGAGGGGGAGGGTCGGCACGCCGAAGGCGTGACGGGGTGGGGTGACGCCGCGGGCGAGACCCCCATGACGCCGCGGGCGAGACCCCCATGACGCCGCGGGCGAGCCCCCCATGACGCCGCGGGCGAGCCCCCCATGACGCCGCGGGCGAGACCCCGATGACACCCCGACCGCCGCGACGAGGGAGACCCGCGATGACCGAACCCGCCTGGACCCGCCGCGGCATCCTCGGGCTCGCCATGACGATCCTGCCGGCGCTTGCCGCCCGCCCGGCGCGGGCCGGGGCGACGCTCGATTTCGACGAGCTCTATTCCAAGGTGAGCGTGCTCGGCCTCACCTTCTCCGACAAGGTGAAGAGCCTCAACGGCGCGCGCGTCGGCATGGAGGGCTTCATGGCGCCACCGCTCAAGGCGGAAGCGAAGTTCTTCGTCCTCACCAAGACGCCGATGTCGATCTGCCCGTTCTGCTCCTCCGACGCCGATTGGCCCGACGACATCGTCGTCGTCTATCTTCGTGAACGGCAGACCTTCGTGCAATACAACGCCACCATCG includes:
- a CDS encoding alkaline phosphatase — protein: MRQNWLALAAVALIPGVAFAQSGETRYKTADDHQAQIYPIDRATLLSGGKFDFKVEFPTVVKPEEVQILINGQDYKTVFGKEPTFIEKENGADASSIVVKDVAIAKPGTYTIEAKAGGAEETVKWDVFGTPKQPAVKNVIFLLGDGMTVSMRTGARIMSKGNTQGKANGLLNMDTLPAMAFIGTSSTDSIAADSANTMSAYMTGQKSAVNALGVYASRAKGSLDQPHQETIAEVLRRVAPQKSIGVVSNAEIEDATPAAVVSHTRRRADKPEIVGMFYAVKPEVILGGGSAYFLPKSVPGSKRKDDTDYVAQFKDAGYQLVTTKTELEAAPKDGKLLGLFHTGNMDGTLDQKVLHKGTVAKFPDQPDVPDMMQAALDVLSKDPDGFFLMVEGAEIDKNEHPMDWDRALFETITFDKAVGIAKKFAETHPDTLIIVTADHTHGASLIGTIDYDKPGTEMREKVGTYQDAGFPTYVDANGDGYPDSVDVSRRLAVFANNFPDYYETFRPHLEGQNVPAVKNEKGEYVANEAYKDVPGAVLRIGNLPKSEDTAVHAVDDVVLQAQGPGSEKFHGYMENTDVFRVMTESLALGVEPAPTTAQ